CACGCCCTCGACCCCAATCCGTCCCGCTCGGGGACCGGCTGGAACATGGACAGATGGGTGCTGCGTCGGTGACGTGCGCCGCGGAGTACATCCGGACCCTGACGCGCTGGGCGGACGACTTCCCGGCTCCGGCCTGCGTCGGCAGTGGGCGAGAGGGCGACGTGCCCGTCGACATCGTCGCTGCGGTGCTGGAAATACCCGCGTCCGGTGTGTCGTTGGAAGGTCGGCGGGTGTTGATCGGCGACGACGTACTCGCCACCGGGGGAACCTTGTCAGCCACGGCTCGGCTGGTCGAATCGGCGGGTGGGTCGGTCGAGGGCATCGCGGTGGTGCTCGAGATCGAGGCGCTCGGCGGTCGGTCCCGCATCGACGGGTATCCGCTGACGG
This genomic interval from Rhodococcus triatomae contains the following:
- a CDS encoding phosphoribosyltransferase family protein, whose protein sequence is MGAASVTCAAEYIRTLTRWADDFPAPACVGSGREGDVPVDIVAAVLEIPASGVSLEGRRVLIGDDVLATGGTLSATARLVESAGGSVEGIAVVLEIEALGGRSRIDGYPLTVLAAV